The Microcystis panniformis FACHB-1757 region TTAACCTAGAATTCACGGAAGAAGAAAAGAACTCACTGTATTATGAAAGATTTCATCATCCCCATCCCCGGGTTCAACTGAAGATGGAAGTTCTCTGGTTAAAAAGCCAAAAGATACCGCACCAAAAAATTTGTCAGTTAGCAGGAATCTCGCCAAATACCTTATTAACCTATCTTCGAGATGAGCAAGAGGGCGGAATAGAAAAATTAAAAGAAATCAACTTCTATCGCCATAAAAGTGAATTAGAGTCTCAAAAAGAAACCCTCAAAAAATACTTCGAGAAAAATCCACCAGCCACAATAAATGAAGCTGTATATAGAAGAGAAGAATTGACAGGAATAAAACGAAGTCCTACCCAAGTGAGAAAATTTTTAAAATCAATGGGAATGAAATGTTTAAAAGTAGGTTCTCTTCCTTCTAAAGCTGACCCAGATGAACAAGAGGACTACAAAGAAAAAAAGCTAGAACCCAGACTAAATGAGGCAAAAGAAGGAAAAAGGGCTGTTTTTTTTGTTGATGCCGCTCACTTCGTCATGGGAGCATTTCTCGGTTTTGTTTGGTGTTTTGAGAGACTTTTTGTTAAGTCACCGAGCGGGCGTAAACGCTTCAATGTTTTAGGAGCATTAAATGCAATAACTCATGAAGTTATTCTGGTAACATATGAAACTTATATTACGGCAACTCAAGTCTGTGAACTCCGGTCAAAAATAGCTGCTTTAGGACTAATGATTCCCATCACTCTAGTCTTAGATAATGCCCGCTATCAAAAATGTAAAATTGTTGAAGAATTGGCTCTTTCTTTGTCAATAGAGCTGCTCTATCTGCCGTCTTATTCACCTAATCTAAATTTAATTGAAAGGCTGTGGAAATTGGTCAAAAAGAAATGTTTATATGGTAAATATTATGAGAACTTTTCTGACTTTTCTTCAGCTATTTATGAATGTCTGAATGATGCCCATCTGAAACATAAAAAAGAACTGGATTCCTTGCTGACTCTACGATTTCAGAAGTTTAATAAATCTCAGATTATGAACGTCTAAAGTATATCTATTTCGACGTAATTTCTGCCGTACCAACGGCATTTATAGGCTAATTGTCGTGTTATTTCACCCCAGCTTACATCAGATATTGCCTGAGATAATTTCGGGTTTTTGACCAGATTCTTGACGGCTAAATTCTCAACCACAATCGTTTGGTTTTCCCGAACTAATTGAGTGGTTAGCTTATGTAAATGGTCTTTTCTGCTATCGGTGATTCGAG contains the following coding sequences:
- a CDS encoding IS630 family transposase, with product MINLEFTEEEKNSLYYERFHHPHPRVQLKMEVLWLKSQKIPHQKICQLAGISPNTLLTYLRDEQEGGIEKLKEINFYRHKSELESQKETLKKYFEKNPPATINEAVYRREELTGIKRSPTQVRKFLKSMGMKCLKVGSLPSKADPDEQEDYKEKKLEPRLNEAKEGKRAVFFVDAAHFVMGAFLGFVWCFERLFVKSPSGRKRFNVLGALNAITHEVILVTYETYITATQVCELRSKIAALGLMIPITLVLDNARYQKCKIVEELALSLSIELLYLPSYSPNLNLIERLWKLVKKKCLYGKYYENFSDFSSAIYECLNDAHLKHKKELDSLLTLRFQKFNKSQIMNV